In Xylanibacter ruminicola 23, a single genomic region encodes these proteins:
- a CDS encoding DNA adenine methylase, translating into MPQNTVVKKKAITPKPFVKWAGGKGNLLQQLEALLPTDFDDLENVTYIEPFVGGGAMLFHMLQRHKCIKRAVINDINADLIRCYQLVTNEPQTLIDRLRNIEDNYFRVDFLERRDLYYFYRDQYNSEGIHPDERAALFIFLNHTCFNGLHRVNAAGRFNVPYGRYRKPVICNEELIMADHQLLNSVDLVIRKPGDYKQVSHNLSRNNSNFVYFDPPYRPLNETSSFKEYTNEPFDDRQQKELKVFCDRLYNRNCLIMLSNSDSKTDNGDSYFENLYEGYNLNRVLATRFINADPEKRKKQTEVVIRRY; encoded by the coding sequence ATGCCTCAAAACACGGTAGTAAAGAAAAAGGCCATCACGCCCAAGCCTTTCGTAAAATGGGCAGGCGGAAAAGGAAATCTCCTTCAGCAGTTGGAAGCACTACTCCCAACTGATTTCGACGATCTTGAAAATGTAACTTACATAGAACCCTTCGTTGGTGGTGGCGCAATGCTATTTCACATGCTGCAACGCCATAAGTGTATCAAGCGGGCCGTTATCAATGATATCAATGCAGATCTTATCCGTTGTTATCAATTGGTTACCAACGAGCCTCAAACACTTATTGATAGATTGAGGAATATTGAAGATAACTACTTTAGAGTGGATTTCCTAGAAAGAAGAGATTTGTATTATTTCTATCGCGATCAGTATAATAGCGAAGGAATACATCCTGACGAAAGGGCTGCGTTATTCATATTCTTAAATCATACATGTTTTAACGGGCTACACAGAGTAAACGCGGCAGGGAGATTCAATGTTCCATACGGACGTTACAGGAAGCCCGTCATCTGCAACGAAGAACTGATAATGGCCGATCACCAGCTTCTTAATTCTGTTGATTTGGTGATTCGCAAGCCAGGAGATTATAAACAAGTAAGTCATAACCTCAGCAGAAATAATTCAAACTTTGTATATTTCGATCCTCCTTATCGTCCTTTGAACGAAACATCGTCTTTTAAGGAATATACGAACGAGCCGTTTGATGACAGACAACAGAAAGAATTGAAAGTGTTCTGCGATAGGCTTTATAATCGGAATTGCCTGATAATGTTAAGTAATTCTGATAGTAAAACTGATAATGGAGATTCGTATTTTGAAAACCTATACGAAGGGTATAATCTTAATCGGGTACTCGCTACGAGATTCATCAATGCAGATCCTGAAAAACGAAAGAAGCAAACCGAAGTCGTCATCAGAAGGTATTAA